A genomic segment from bacterium encodes:
- a CDS encoding CoA transferase: MLEIETDLPHACPMPGPLSGFRVIDVSEMISGPLASMILADQGADVIKVEPPNHGESSRQIVSHRAGMAALYANCNHGKRSIGLNLKSKEGVEILRELVRGADVFVQNWRPGAAERLGVGEADLREINPGLVYASVTGYGDDGPYAQRRSYDPIFQALTGYISSQTNPEVPVPDLVRNAVVDKATSHQLAQGITAALLARERGAGGQHVRVAMLDAALSFFWPDGMMRHTLLGEGVENPMTPGELFQLLTTSDGQLAAWMATSDQLRDGLRAVGRADLADHPNQRGRASLKEANQKARIQAMSEGLAKLTTAEAYERLVAHQVPAAPILTQSEVFEDPQILHNRGVLEGEHPVYGSYRRARPPLQFSATPFEPSSAPALYAEHTDEILAELGHDSTDRERLRENGVIPTPRS, encoded by the coding sequence TTGCTTGAGATCGAAACGGATCTGCCTCATGCTTGCCCCATGCCTGGACCACTGTCTGGATTCCGTGTCATCGATGTAAGTGAAATGATCTCCGGTCCGCTCGCTTCCATGATCCTGGCCGATCAGGGTGCCGACGTGATCAAGGTCGAGCCGCCGAATCACGGCGAGTCGTCTCGCCAGATCGTCAGCCATCGCGCGGGCATGGCGGCGCTTTACGCAAATTGCAACCACGGCAAGCGCTCGATCGGCCTGAACCTGAAATCGAAGGAGGGCGTCGAGATCCTCCGCGAGCTGGTCCGTGGCGCGGACGTCTTCGTGCAGAACTGGCGCCCGGGCGCCGCAGAGCGATTGGGCGTCGGCGAGGCGGACCTGCGGGAGATCAACCCGGGCCTCGTGTATGCATCGGTCACCGGTTATGGCGACGATGGCCCCTACGCGCAACGCCGCAGCTACGATCCCATCTTCCAGGCGCTGACCGGCTACATCTCCTCGCAGACGAATCCCGAGGTTCCGGTCCCAGACCTCGTTCGCAACGCGGTCGTCGACAAGGCTACGTCTCATCAACTCGCCCAGGGCATCACGGCGGCGCTTTTGGCCCGCGAGCGCGGAGCCGGAGGGCAGCACGTGCGCGTGGCGATGCTCGACGCAGCCCTATCCTTTTTCTGGCCGGATGGCATGATGCGACACACCTTGTTAGGCGAAGGCGTCGAGAACCCCATGACACCCGGCGAGCTCTTTCAGCTGTTGACGACATCCGACGGTCAACTCGCGGCATGGATGGCGACATCGGACCAGTTGCGGGATGGACTGCGCGCTGTGGGCCGCGCCGATCTAGCGGACCACCCGAACCAGCGCGGCCGCGCCAGCCTCAAGGAAGCCAATCAGAAGGCCAGAATCCAGGCGATGAGCGAGGGCCTGGCCAAACTCACGACCGCCGAGGCCTACGAGCGACTGGTAGCGCACCAGGTTCCAGCGGCGCCGATCCTCACTCAGTCCGAGGTATTCGAAGACCCGCAGATCCTCCACAACCGCGGGGTCCTGGAAGGTGAGCACCCGGTGTACGGGAGCTACCGCAGGGCGCGGCCGCCGCTCCAGTTCTCTGCGACCCCGTTCGAACCGTCGTCAGCACCAGCGCTCTATGCAGAGCACACGGACGAGATCCTCGCGGAGTTAGGTCACGACTCGACCGATCGCGAGCGTCTGCGCGAAAACGGTGTGATTCCGACACCTCGATCGTAA
- a CDS encoding alpha/beta fold hydrolase yields the protein MSQPDIGRPEERIAIERHGAGEPLVLTHGFGDSATTWSGIRPILSKHYETWSWDLLGHGRSARPTSEQEYSPQIALADLESIISAAGQDVVLIGHSLGGYLSQYRCASSLERVRGLVLIATGPGFRSQAKRERWNQYVREGSDRFDAPDVATRMAEMHDDLVMANLEKLRIPILQICGGRDEGYHSALEVLEQRAPSVESMIVPGAGHHVHRSHAPEVAARILTFLEQLG from the coding sequence ATGTCGCAACCCGATATCGGCCGTCCAGAAGAGCGGATCGCGATCGAACGCCACGGCGCTGGTGAACCACTCGTGCTCACGCACGGATTCGGCGATTCTGCAACGACCTGGTCCGGGATCCGTCCGATTCTGTCCAAACACTATGAGACCTGGTCCTGGGATCTGCTCGGCCACGGGCGCTCTGCCCGACCGACCTCGGAACAGGAGTACTCCCCGCAGATCGCGCTCGCGGATCTCGAATCGATCATCAGCGCAGCCGGGCAGGACGTGGTGTTGATAGGCCACTCCCTGGGCGGCTATCTGTCGCAATACCGATGCGCGAGTAGTCTGGAGCGGGTTCGCGGCCTCGTGTTGATCGCGACGGGTCCGGGTTTCCGCTCACAGGCCAAGCGAGAGCGCTGGAACCAGTACGTGCGCGAGGGTTCCGACCGATTCGACGCGCCGGATGTGGCCACGAGAATGGCCGAGATGCACGACGATCTCGTGATGGCGAATCTCGAAAAACTCCGTATTCCGATCCTGCAGATCTGCGGCGGGCGCGACGAGGGTTACCACAGCGCGCTCGAAGTCCTGGAGCAACGAGCTCCGTCGGTCGAATCGATGATCGTTCCGGGTGCCGGACATCACGTGCATCGCAGCCATGCACCCGAAGTCGCCGCGCGAATCCTGACTTTCCTGGAGCAGCTCGGCTGA